The following proteins are co-located in the Gordonia polyisoprenivorans genome:
- a CDS encoding acetyl-CoA C-acetyltransferase, which translates to MADQAFIYEALRTPRGKQRGGALHSVKPVDLASGIINEVLARHGGLDPAEINDVILGVVSPVGEQGGVIARTAALNSGLPETVPGTQIDRFCASGLEATNMAASKVASGFDDLVLAGGVESMSRVPMGSDGGALFMDPATAYDHYITPQGIGADTIATIEGFSREDVDGYAVESQNRAEKAWASGYFAKSVVPVRDINGVIVLDHDEHRRPGTTVESLGKLKPAFAALAEMAGFDDVIMQKYPFLEKINHVHTGGNSSGIVDGAAVVLLGSEAAGKRNGLTPRGRVVAFAEVGSEPSIMLTGPTPATELALKKAGLTVDDIDVFELNEAFASVVMKWMKDLKIPHEKVNVNGGAIAMGHPLGATGAMIFGTCLDELERTGGRYGLVTLCIGGGMGVATIIERL; encoded by the coding sequence GTGGCCGATCAAGCATTCATCTACGAGGCGTTGCGTACGCCGCGTGGCAAGCAGCGCGGCGGAGCGCTGCACAGCGTCAAGCCGGTTGATCTCGCATCGGGGATCATCAACGAGGTTCTCGCCCGGCACGGGGGACTCGACCCGGCAGAGATCAACGACGTGATCTTGGGTGTCGTGTCGCCGGTCGGCGAGCAGGGCGGCGTCATCGCCCGCACCGCGGCTCTCAACAGCGGTCTGCCCGAGACCGTCCCCGGTACCCAGATCGACCGCTTCTGCGCGTCGGGTCTGGAGGCCACCAACATGGCGGCATCGAAGGTCGCCTCCGGCTTCGACGATCTGGTCCTCGCCGGTGGCGTGGAGTCGATGAGCCGTGTCCCGATGGGCTCCGACGGCGGCGCCCTGTTCATGGACCCGGCGACCGCCTATGACCACTACATCACCCCGCAGGGCATCGGTGCCGACACCATCGCCACCATCGAGGGCTTCAGCCGCGAGGACGTCGACGGCTACGCAGTGGAGTCGCAGAATCGTGCGGAAAAGGCATGGGCGAGTGGCTACTTCGCCAAGTCGGTGGTTCCGGTTCGTGACATCAATGGGGTGATCGTGCTCGATCACGACGAGCATCGTCGTCCGGGCACCACGGTCGAATCGCTCGGCAAGCTCAAGCCCGCCTTCGCCGCGCTCGCCGAGATGGCCGGGTTCGACGACGTGATCATGCAGAAGTACCCCTTCCTCGAGAAGATCAACCACGTCCACACCGGTGGCAACAGCTCTGGCATCGTCGACGGTGCCGCGGTCGTGCTGCTGGGCAGTGAGGCGGCCGGCAAGCGCAACGGCCTGACCCCGCGCGGTCGCGTGGTGGCCTTCGCCGAGGTCGGCTCGGAGCCCTCGATCATGCTGACGGGTCCGACCCCGGCGACCGAGCTGGCGCTGAAGAAGGCCGGGCTGACCGTCGACGACATCGACGTGTTCGAGCTGAACGAGGCGTTCGCGTCGGTCGTCATGAAGTGGATGAAGGATCTGAAGATCCCGCACGAGAAGGTCAACGTCAACGGCGGCGCGATTGCGATGGGTCACCCGCTCGGGGCGACCGGTGCGATGATCTTCGGTACCTGCCTCGACGAGCTCGAGCGCACCGGCGGTCGTTACGGCCTGGTCACCCTGTGCATCGGCGGCGGCATGGGCGTCGCGACCATCATCGAGCGTCTCTGA